atttttattataaaaacgACAGATGTAGGGAATTGGCACCTATTGgcaagtgtttaaaaaacattgtgatgCATTTCCTGACTGATCAGAAAGTAATGAATAATGGATGATGTACTTTGACAGTTCATCATAGTCTAAGGTTTTAGCCCAGTAGTCTAGACTCTCGACCAAGACTAACAGAGTGCAATAATCAAACAGTGCACTGTGGTGGCTGAGTGTTCTGTGTGCAGCCCTTGCAGTTGATCCTGCTCCCTTCTGTCACTGTCACAGAGCTCAAACCTGCCTCCTGTCAGGCTCACCCTCCTCCTTTTTAATTATAGTGTACTCCACTTCCTCGAGTGATTTGGAATGAAGTTCAGAAATGCTCTTCTGAAATGTTGCTTCTAGTGAGCTTGTTTATCCAATCCTGCAGATGCTCATATGGAGCAAACTCTAGAGGAAAACGTTCACTTTTTGTCAAGTGTAACAAGTCATTTGGCAGTTTTCCTGCCgttcagtgtttaaaaagtttagTCTTTCATGTCTGTCTAGAAGCATTGCCTTTACCGACACAACTCAGTTCAATTATTTTCTGTTCCtgtatttgctgcttttctgaaTTTGCAGAGGGTTTCATGTTGTAGTTGTTAAAGTGGTTAACATGTTTTCCTCATTTGTGCTGCTTTGAGTGCCTTCAGCCATGGCAGGTGTAGCTCCTGTGTAGCAGAGTTAACACATGCAAGCATATATGACATTAACATATTATAACTTTACAAGAGGACTTAACCTGTAAATATAACTGTGGTCCattatagaatagaatatagGAAAGAATCTATCTTTATTGTTCACAAGAGtggaaatttgtttttggcCCACCAGACACAGGAAACAAGCACAATAAAAAGCAGATAAGCGagtagaaaacaaacatatagCTTGATTAGAAACAGTTAACACATAAAATTGTTCATAGCAGTCACTTTGAGTTAATGAAGTTagtgaaatacttatttaaagggatacttacACGATTTCCAACCTGCTTTCTATCTAACGATGTGGGTAGTATATTTAgataaactgtggtaaacttccctccatgtAGCCAGTACCTAGATATCCCCCAATGGATTTTTGCTGGCTCTTGGGCTATTGCTCGAAAAACAGGCTGGActaacatatttgttttttttaccacctgTGCCGCCACCACAGGCACAAAATTGTATAGAGCTGCATGCTGGTGGTTGTAGATTTTCTACCTATTGATCAAAAgcatcattttctctgttttctctggttatATATCAACAATTTCCAAACTCTTTGCCTCTGTCTACTGCAAAGACATattagttttatgtgaggactcttTTTATCGGTGAAATACTTGTTCACCTTTAATTTCTATGTTGTTAAGAAATGCACAAGATAAATGCAAGATAATTGTATGAAATATTGTGATTGATttattgtattgatttttatttgaaacatgtaaaacaaacaaagcaaaacagataaaaacaaaacaaaatagtaaTGGGTGATGATCAGTACAGAACTCAAAAAATAGACTCTaacaaccaacaaaaacaaattcttacatgttcaaaaaggCAAAAGTACCCCATCTCAGTTAATTCATGAACTTCATCAACTAACACGAgtttatatttctttcaaatgcTACAGTATCAATGTATTCCCACAGTCTCAAGGCCAATGTTGTAGTGCTATCAGAGGTATTGGGTCATTGCTAATAGGTTAGATGCCCTTGTCAAGGGCAGATGGATGCCCCTGTGGCTATAGCCAGCTGTGGATACATACTCAGTCTTAGCTTCCTCTTCTGCCCTCTCTGCCTTTTTTGACTGCAGCTCAGTCCCCACAGGGCTGTTAACTAAACCCTTCACATCAACATCCCACATACATTTTACTTTCCaaggtttgatttttatttgatttgttaaCAGTTTTGTTATTTAGTGATCACATTCATATTGATTTGTTGATGGAaatctcaaacacaaacacatttcctctGAAGATATACAGTGTGAGGAAATGtgctgtaaatacatttttcaaattttatgtTGTCATGACTGGATGTGAAGTGACCCTGCGAGCCATCCATCTTGGATCTTCTTGACAGGGTGtttgaatacaaaatacatttacagcTGGACAGTACTCAGATCTTTCATGCATAGCTGCCACATACCAGTAGTGCTTCTTTCAACACAGCAAAAAGTATCCAGCTCAACAAGGAATTTAATAAGCAGTCATAACATTTCTTAAAACTAGTGAAGCTGGCTGCCAAAGAGGTtagataattattttcatatgaTTCGGGTTTCCACACACATCATTGCACTCTGTATGAGAAagctggtttatttatttttttttactaccaTAGGATGGGACACTAGTACATATTTCTTTATAAGGCCATACCACAGGAACGGCCTTCTTATTGATGTTCCCTACTGACTCTTAAAACTGTCAGTAGCTGCAATCTTCGGTCACACGGACAACTTATGTACGTCAGTCCTCGTTGAAAATGCTTTCAGAGATTTTGCTGCCTCATCTTGGAGTCAGCTACAGAGTCTCAAGATGGTATTTAAAGTCTCAAGATGGGAGATTTTCAAATTAGGATTAAGTTTGACCGCTGGATGCACATGTGCAGTTAGTTAATGCTGCTAATTCAGTTGTTTGCATtaaagtggctttttttttaaagtctgttgcTTCTTTCTTGTACGTGAAGTTTTGTATGCTGTTAGTGTTAACttttttgcagttgtgttttgtctattattttatgttaaactCTTTTTGCTGCCATCTTGGCAAGGGCTCCCTTGCATAGGAGATTTTGAATTTCACTGGGAATATTCCTgttaaaatgaaagttaaatgaaaaacaaatacagtttgatttatttggagaatattgttaaaacaaaatttgaaatgcATGGATCCCTGTATTAACATAGTATCACCTAATGTAACTTAAAGGCACTATGCAGGATTGTAAACGCAATCGCTAGTGAACATGAAAGCTAACCCTTGATTCACTCTCGTTTGGCATTTTGTGTGGCTATACTCACGTTTTTTGGGCGCCGTGTTTCTTTGATGcttgctgcttacagtctggcacttGGTCgctatctttttaaaaaactgaggcCTCACTTAGGCTCTGTGGGAGCTCACACCCATAAACGTCCCGAACAAAGAAATAAGGCAACACAGGCAGAAGGTGGAGTCTTTGTACATAAATATAttgccacacacttctagtgtgTCATTAGTGATGATTTAGGGATTACCTTTGTGCAAGTCTATacgtttttttgttattttctttttgaaaatcctgcacagtataTCTTTAATTActtgcaaacacattttaaagatgcAGTAATAACATTTGGTATATGACTGTTTTATAATTTGGATTGCAactaataatttttttcattcttaattaATCTGACCATAATTTTCTCAACTGATCCATAAATTGTTAGgtacagaaatgtcagaaaattgtaaaaaaaaaaaaaataataataaaatgtcaatcacAATGTCCTGAAGCAAGAGCTGAAATATTAACCTTCCTGTCTGTATAGCAAGTAGTTCCAAACCTGAAGTTATGAAGTTAAACATTATACAACACTGTGATTTTTGCAGCatcttttgctttaaaaaaatacttaaatgatAAATAGATTGTATTAATTATTGCCAATATATATTATGTCTATCATTGATTAACTGACTAATTGTTTCACCTCTAGTTACAATGTGTATTATTTACAATGTGCTGTATTTGGAATTAACGTAGAATTGGATATAACAGATGCCTTCACCAAGTAAACCCTTTAAACTGTGTATTATTCTCTCTGCAGGATGATTACAGGGTGTGCACTGAATACAAGATCATCCAGAGGGACCAGGCTCCTATCTGCCCTGTGGACGCCTCGGGCTGCTTCACTTCAGAGGTCACTGACTTTGCGGGACAGTATGTCAAAGTGAGTGACACATCAGACATTTACATGTAGATTAGGTTAGCAGACATTTCAGGGTTTTCCACCCCTGGTAAGAGCCACTGGTATGATACACAAGATAAAGCCCTGAACGATATTGATAGCTGGTTTAATTCAGAATTTCATTTGCCGCTCTCTGGGCACTCACTCTCCTATTTCTCtcaattttctgtgtttgcatcTGGAGAAAAATGTCTTTCCATAATGATTTTTGCCACTTTCATTCCCAACACTTTCACAACCTCTCATTTTAGTTACAGGTTTAATGCTTTTAAGAAATATGATTGGTGGTATCTGACATGggaatatgaaatattcatcatgttttctaaatgtgattttaaattattctttagGTGTATGACTCGTTCATTGATATGGAGGGAATTAAGGGAATTGGCGTCAGAGCAGTTTCACAAAATTGTGTAGGAAAACCTGCAGCCAAAGCACTTTGTCACTGTTTAGCAGTGCACTGGGTGCCCTCTCTGTCACACCCAACTTCATTACCATCCTAAGTGGATATTGAGTGAAAAATAGCAGTCATACATGATCTGATCACTATTTCACATCCTGGTGCAAAGGCCAGGGAGTGGACTCGACCCGCCTGGCTGGTAACAGTACAGCGTTAGCTAATAAAGAGCATGCGGCCACAGTTCTCTGAGAGTCTGTCATAATCCACttttgaaatatgttaaaacCAAGCGTGAGTTTCATGGCTGTCTGAGACATTCTTTATTGCCGCATAAAAACTCAGGGGTGATCTGAGGGAGCATCAGTCGCGACGTGGGTTACACAAAGAGAGGCCGAGAGAGCAGCTGTTAGTCTGTAGATTGAAAGCCAAACTCATTATTTGACACATCATGAGAGCCGCATCTTACACCCAGAAGAGCCTGCAGGTTAGCGGCTCCAGCGGCAGAGTAAGAGTTCAGAGCCCGTCGCCTTCCCGGTGCCGTGGATCCTCTTATGACAGCCGCGGGCGCTCCGGTTATCGCAGTACTGCGGTTGAGTTGGGAACAGAGATACACCAGCAGCATGCCAACGAGAAAGAGGAGATGCAGGAACTCAATGTCAAGTTTGCAGGGTACATCGAGAAGGTCCAGGCACTGGAGCAGAGGAATGCTGCTCTTCAAGCTGAGCTGGCTGCACTGCAGAACCGCTACAAGGGAGGCCCCACAGGCATTGGGGAAGAATATGAGCTCAAGTTCAAAGAGGTGCGGGATCTGATTGAGGCTCTGACTAATGAGAAGGGAGCAGCTGATATCGAGCGAGGCTACATCGAAGAAGAGGTTGAGGTGTGGAGACTaaagctggaggaggagctggcactcaaagaggaggcagagatgATCCTGAGGGAGTTTCGCCAGGATGTTGACAACGCCACACTGCAGAAGGCTGAGCTGGAGAAGCGTATAGAGCAACTGGTGGCCGAGATAGAGTTCCTCAAAAAGCTGCACGACGAAGAGGTAGCTGACCTCATGAAGCAGATCGAGGACTCAAAGATTACTGCAGAGCTGGGTGGCGATCGGCCCGACCTGGCTGCTTATCTGCGCAACATGCGTGCAGAGATAGAATCTGTAGCTGCCCGCAACGTCAAGGAAGCTGAGAAGTGGTACAAAAGCAAGTTCGACACCCTCAAAGAGCATGCCGGCAAACATGAGGAGCAAATGAAAGCCATGAAAGATGAGATCACGACCTACCACACCCAAGTGACAGAGCTGCAGAACCAAATCGACGGGATGAGGGCTCGCAACGCATCCctggagcagcagctggaggacaTGGAGATGGCTCACATGGATAAGGTGGGGAACCTGGAGGGCATAATCGCTCAGTTGGAGGCCCAGCTCTGCGAAACCAAACTAGAGATGACCAAGTACCTCCAAGACTACCAGGAACTGCTGCACATTAAGCTCAAGCTGGATGCAGAGATCGCCACCTACAGGAAGCTGCTGGAAGGGGAGGAGAGTAGGCTTGGAATTGCCAAAGATGCCTAAATATCCGAGATGAGAGGACCCGCAAGtccaaagcagcagcagagaagaccaGCAGAGCATGCATGGTGGAGTGGAGAGATCAGCTCATTATCGTTAAAAAGATTATTCCCTATCTTACCCAGTTTTCCCTATTTTATCCTCCTTACTCCCCGGACTGGGTACCGTTTGAAATGTTTGTATACCAGTGCTGATTTGACACCTGAGCTTTAGTATGGATGCCAAAGTagttctttgaaaaacatgcgttttctaaatttgttaaatttaagaaatgagAGCAATGAtatcaaatgtaaaatgttgcGTGAAAAAAAACGCATGCCTACTCTTGTGAGGTGCTGGCAGGAAGTATGCGatcaagaaaataagcaaacaataTTATGAATCTGACCAAACATTTGATGCCAGCTTTCTGTACTTAACGGTTTTGAACACATTTCTTTTGGTACCCATGAAGTGTTGAGGTTTGATACCCAGCTCTTCTTACCTTGTTGTTT
This DNA window, taken from Plectropomus leopardus isolate mb chromosome 2, YSFRI_Pleo_2.0, whole genome shotgun sequence, encodes the following:
- the LOC121957565 gene encoding vimentin-like, translating into MRAASYTQKSLQVSGSSGRVRVQSPSPSRCRGSSYDSRGRSGYRSTAVELGTEIHQQHANEKEEMQELNVKFAGYIEKVQALEQRNAALQAELAALQNRYKGGPTGIGEEYELKFKEVRDLIEALTNEKGAADIERGYIEEEVEVWRLKLEEELALKEEAEMILREFRQDVDNATLQKAELEKRIEQLVAEIEFLKKLHDEEVADLMKQIEDSKITAELGGDRPDLAAYLRNMRAEIESVAARNVKEAEKWYKSKFDTLKEHAGKHEEQMKAMKDEITTYHTQVTELQNQIDGMRARNASLEQQLEDMEMAHMDKVGNLEGIIAQLEAQLCETKLEMTKYLQDYQELLHIKLKLDAEIATYRKLLEGEESRLGIAKDA